In Saccharomonospora marina XMU15, one genomic interval encodes:
- a CDS encoding heavy-metal-associated domain-containing protein — protein MAEATYTVTGMTCEHCVRSVTEEVGAIEGVTDVSVDLESGRVKVSSTGEVGVDDVRTAVEEAGYQLSA, from the coding sequence GTGGCAGAGGCAACGTACACGGTGACGGGCATGACCTGCGAGCACTGCGTCCGGTCGGTCACCGAGGAGGTCGGTGCCATCGAGGGCGTGACCGACGTTTCGGTGGACCTGGAAAGCGGCCGCGTCAAGGTCAGCAGCACCGGCGAGGTCGGTGTCGACGACGTGCGCACCGCGGTCGAAGAGGCCGGTTACCAACTCAGCGCGTGA
- a CDS encoding metal-sensitive transcriptional regulator, with translation MRGYTGDKDSFLKRLRRIEGQVRGLQRMVENDEYCIDVLTQISAATKALQSVSLGLMDEHLKHCVAQAIAEGGETAESKVREASEAIARLVRS, from the coding sequence ATGCGGGGATACACCGGGGACAAGGATTCCTTCCTCAAGCGGCTGCGTCGCATCGAGGGGCAGGTCCGGGGCCTGCAGCGAATGGTCGAGAACGACGAGTACTGCATCGACGTGCTCACCCAGATCTCGGCCGCGACGAAGGCGCTGCAATCGGTGTCGCTGGGCTTGATGGACGAGCACCTCAAGCACTGCGTCGCCCAGGCCATCGCCGAGGGCGGCGAGACGGCCGAGTCGAAGGTCCGGGAGGCCAGCGAGGCGATCGCGAGGCTCGTCCGCTCCTGA
- a CDS encoding SAM-dependent methyltransferase has protein sequence MTGTEPSPDLERPSAGRVYDYLLGGTNNYAIDREFAERQLQLMPDIRTGALANRAFLGRAVRYATEQGIRQFVDIGSGLPTQGNVHEVADEVAPGESKVIYVDNEPIAHAHARILLEESADPDRHHAIHGDFFDGPQLWKRVLAEGLLDPQQPICLLAVALLHFMTPDQHPETPLAHFRDQLPPGSLLVISHGSVDPADEAGMAAMQRVSRNYSTQSTNRGQLRTREEIAEFFGDFELVEPGLVWLPQWRPDSAVPERPEHSRLLCGVGRKVR, from the coding sequence ATGACCGGCACGGAACCTTCTCCCGATCTCGAGCGGCCGAGCGCGGGTCGCGTCTACGACTACCTGCTCGGTGGTACGAACAACTACGCGATCGATCGGGAGTTCGCCGAGCGGCAACTGCAACTGATGCCCGATATCCGTACCGGAGCACTCGCCAACAGGGCCTTCCTCGGGCGCGCGGTGCGCTACGCGACCGAGCAGGGCATCCGGCAGTTCGTGGACATCGGCAGCGGCCTGCCGACACAGGGCAACGTGCACGAGGTGGCCGACGAGGTCGCACCCGGCGAGTCGAAGGTCATCTACGTCGACAACGAGCCCATCGCGCACGCCCATGCACGCATCCTGCTCGAGGAATCCGCGGACCCCGATCGGCACCACGCCATCCACGGCGACTTCTTCGACGGCCCGCAACTGTGGAAACGAGTACTCGCCGAAGGACTGCTCGACCCGCAGCAGCCGATCTGCCTGCTCGCCGTCGCGCTGCTGCATTTCATGACACCGGATCAGCACCCCGAGACACCGCTTGCCCACTTTCGCGACCAGTTGCCGCCCGGCAGCCTGCTGGTGATCTCCCACGGCAGTGTCGACCCGGCCGACGAAGCCGGTATGGCCGCGATGCAGCGCGTCTCGCGCAACTACTCCACGCAGTCGACCAACCGGGGCCAGTTGCGAACGCGCGAGGAGATCGCCGAGTTCTTCGGCGATTTCGAACTCGTCGAGCCCGGCCTGGTCTGGCTGCCGCAGTGGCGTCCCGACTCGGCTGTACCCGAGCGCCCCGAGCACAGCAGGCTGCTGTGCGGGGTGGGCAGGAAGGTCCGCTGA
- a CDS encoding FAD-dependent oxidoreductase, producing MTGKAIVIGAGIAGLSTALRLRDAGWEPLVVERAPSLRDSGYAVVFSGIGYDAAERMGILAGLRDRAIPATDLVYVKPDGSTRFRIPRDTVRALQGERSLNILRGDIERVLYEAVRERVEIRFSTTPRAVEQDDEAVKVTLSDGTVVEADLLVGADGLHSATRELVFGREEKFRRDLGHMVGVFMMEGLPGGVAEDATSSLTVGGRTLAIVHVGDGRCAAFFGYRTDRPDAELADGASRALPRAYANMRWVAPEVLAQLSEADSVYFDAISQRIVDRWSRGRVVLIGDAAWCVTLFAGFGSSLAVAGADLLGEALERHGDDVRGALSSWEQRLRPEAERKQQLGRRVKGLYAPADPVRLWLRDLPLRMAALPPVTHLLKRRLQLKG from the coding sequence ATGACCGGCAAGGCGATCGTGATCGGGGCGGGTATCGCGGGGCTGTCCACCGCGCTGCGGCTGCGCGACGCGGGCTGGGAACCGCTCGTCGTCGAACGCGCGCCTTCGTTGCGCGACAGTGGGTATGCGGTGGTGTTCTCCGGAATCGGCTACGACGCCGCCGAGCGCATGGGCATCCTTGCCGGCTTGCGTGACCGTGCCATCCCCGCCACCGATCTGGTCTACGTCAAACCGGACGGCAGCACGCGGTTCAGGATTCCGCGCGACACCGTGCGTGCGCTGCAGGGCGAGCGGTCGCTGAACATCCTCAGGGGAGACATCGAGCGGGTGCTGTACGAAGCCGTGCGCGAGCGGGTCGAGATCCGCTTCTCCACCACACCGCGGGCCGTGGAGCAGGACGACGAGGCGGTAAAGGTGACGTTGAGCGACGGCACGGTGGTCGAGGCCGACCTGCTGGTCGGCGCGGACGGTCTGCACTCGGCAACTCGCGAACTCGTGTTCGGCCGCGAGGAGAAGTTCCGGCGCGACCTCGGCCACATGGTGGGCGTCTTCATGATGGAAGGCCTGCCTGGCGGCGTCGCCGAGGACGCCACCTCGTCGCTCACCGTCGGAGGTCGAACGTTGGCGATCGTGCATGTCGGCGACGGGCGCTGCGCCGCGTTCTTCGGCTACCGCACCGATCGCCCCGACGCCGAACTCGCCGACGGGGCGTCGAGGGCGTTGCCGAGGGCCTACGCGAACATGCGATGGGTCGCACCCGAGGTGCTCGCTCAGCTGTCCGAGGCAGACTCCGTCTACTTCGACGCGATCAGCCAGCGAATCGTCGACAGGTGGAGCAGGGGCAGGGTGGTGCTGATCGGGGACGCGGCGTGGTGCGTCACGCTGTTCGCGGGCTTCGGCTCCTCGCTCGCCGTGGCGGGCGCCGACCTGCTCGGTGAGGCGCTGGAGCGGCACGGCGACGACGTGCGCGGTGCGCTGTCGTCGTGGGAGCAGCGGTTGCGTCCCGAGGCCGAGCGAAAACAGCAACTCGGCCGCAGGGTGAAGGGGCTGTACGCGCCCGCGGACCCGGTGCGGTTGTGGTTGCGTGACCTGCCGCTGCGCATGGCGGCACTGCCACCGGTGACGCACCTGCTCAAGCGACGGCTGCAACTGAAGGGCTGA
- a CDS encoding TetR/AcrR family transcriptional regulator yields MPSAFTAQEKARISELLLDTGLRAFTTQGLRKTSIEDLVRPAGIAKSSFYLFFDSKEALYLELLLRQQKQVKSRVVDGALLRGADARDSLRLFLRATIEELSTNPLYRRLMTHPEELRAVARRLDPHRMSALEDNPVTALDDFVERHRAEGALIDADPAVIVGVLRAVLLLPAHEDELGEHYPAVADLLIDLVAAGLTSKQEEL; encoded by the coding sequence ATGCCTTCGGCGTTCACGGCGCAGGAGAAGGCGCGCATCAGCGAACTGCTGCTCGACACGGGGCTGCGGGCGTTCACGACCCAGGGTTTGCGCAAGACCTCGATCGAGGACCTGGTGCGTCCGGCCGGGATCGCCAAGAGCAGCTTCTACCTGTTCTTCGATTCCAAGGAAGCGCTGTACCTGGAGTTGCTGCTGCGGCAACAGAAGCAGGTCAAGAGCCGGGTGGTCGACGGCGCCTTACTGCGCGGCGCCGACGCCCGCGACAGCCTGCGGCTGTTCCTGCGGGCGACCATCGAGGAACTGTCGACCAACCCGCTCTACCGAAGGCTCATGACTCACCCCGAGGAACTGCGGGCGGTGGCCCGCAGGCTTGATCCGCACCGGATGAGCGCGCTGGAGGACAACCCGGTCACCGCGCTCGACGACTTCGTCGAGCGACACCGTGCCGAGGGTGCGCTGATCGACGCCGACCCGGCAGTGATCGTCGGCGTGCTCCGGGCGGTGCTGCTGCTGCCCGCTCACGAGGACGAACTCGGCGAGCACTACCCCGCTGTCGCTGACCTGCTGATCGACCTGGTCGCGGCAGGCCTGACCTCGAAACAGGAGGAACTGTGA
- a CDS encoding class F sortase gives MVPRSKRRLLRRGGTVVAALLLALTSAGCGSSEQPAPAAEQSAPTSVPVTKPYDKLRPTKVSIPKIGADSSLLAVAVNTKGEIAVPPAENPMQAAWYRLSPVPGETGPAIVLGHVDGGGEPGIFNRLHELAAGDEILVERSDGKRLRFVVDHSLQVPKEEFPTEAVYGNTDKPQLRLITCGGVFDRAEHSYEDNVIVYANLA, from the coding sequence ATGGTCCCGCGCTCGAAACGGCGCCTGTTGCGGCGGGGCGGCACGGTTGTGGCCGCCCTGCTGCTGGCCCTGACATCGGCCGGGTGTGGGTCTTCGGAGCAGCCCGCACCCGCGGCCGAACAGTCGGCCCCGACATCGGTGCCGGTGACGAAGCCCTACGACAAGCTCAGGCCGACCAAGGTCAGCATTCCCAAGATCGGGGCGGACTCGTCGTTGCTGGCGGTCGCGGTCAACACCAAGGGTGAGATCGCTGTTCCCCCAGCCGAGAATCCGATGCAGGCCGCCTGGTACCGGCTTTCCCCGGTGCCGGGGGAGACCGGCCCCGCGATCGTGCTCGGCCACGTGGACGGTGGCGGTGAGCCCGGCATCTTCAACCGGCTGCACGAACTGGCGGCAGGTGACGAGATTCTGGTGGAGCGCAGCGACGGCAAGCGGTTGCGGTTCGTCGTGGACCACTCCTTGCAGGTTCCGAAGGAGGAGTTCCCCACCGAGGCCGTCTACGGCAACACCGACAAGCCGCAACTGCGGCTGATCACCTGTGGTGGTGTGTTCGACCGCGCCGAGCACAGCTACGAGGACAACGTCATCGTGTACGCGAACCTGGCCTGA